In the Desulfobacterales bacterium genome, one interval contains:
- a CDS encoding phosphatidylserine decarboxylase family protein has protein sequence MTNFSWPDPPSQTAYPVARAGFPFILAASFTTAVLALLGLTVPALLGLVVSLFICFFFRDPDRVVPCIENGLVAPADGKVVAVEELASSRFSDGPCRKISIFMSVFNVHVNRIPCDATVQQVRYFPGKFVSANLDKASTDNEHNAVYLITASGKSVCMVQIAGLIARRIICGVQPGQSVQRGQRMGLICFGSRVDVYLPVEAKISIQVGQKVTAGASIIGEWT, from the coding sequence ATGACCAACTTCTCATGGCCCGACCCGCCGAGCCAGACGGCTTATCCGGTGGCAAGGGCCGGTTTTCCTTTTATTCTCGCAGCTTCTTTCACCACGGCCGTGCTCGCCTTGCTTGGCCTCACCGTCCCGGCCCTTCTGGGATTGGTGGTGTCCTTGTTTATTTGCTTTTTCTTCAGGGATCCGGACCGGGTGGTGCCGTGTATTGAAAACGGTTTGGTGGCGCCGGCGGATGGCAAAGTCGTTGCTGTGGAAGAACTGGCTTCCAGCCGGTTTTCTGATGGACCCTGCCGTAAAATCAGTATCTTTATGTCCGTGTTTAATGTTCACGTAAACCGGATACCCTGTGACGCGACGGTTCAGCAGGTTCGCTATTTTCCGGGTAAGTTTGTATCCGCGAATCTGGATAAGGCCTCGACGGACAATGAGCACAATGCGGTTTACCTGATAACTGCGTCCGGGAAATCCGTGTGCATGGTTCAGATTGCCGGTCTGATTGCCAGGCGTATTATTTGCGGGGTACAACCGGGCCAGTCGGTGCAAAGAGGACAGCGGATGGGGTTGATCTGCTTTGGCTCCCGAGTGGATGTTTACCTGCCCGTGGAGGCGAAAATTTCAATCCAGGTCGGGCAAAAGGTAACAGCAGGGGCCTCGATTATAGGGGAATGGACTTAA
- the greA gene encoding transcription elongation factor GreA, with protein sequence MERVPITRGGYETLKKELELLKTVERPQNIRAIEEARSHGDLSENAEFEAAKERQGFIEGRIAELSFKINNADIIDPSNLPKDKAVFASTVLLANVDTEENVEYQLVGPDESDIKKGRISVSSPLGRALLGKKPGDEITLAAPGGKRCYELIEIL encoded by the coding sequence TTGGAAAGGGTACCGATTACCAGAGGGGGGTATGAAACCCTCAAAAAAGAGCTGGAGCTTCTCAAAACAGTGGAGCGACCTCAAAACATTCGGGCGATTGAGGAAGCCAGAAGCCACGGCGATCTGTCTGAAAATGCGGAATTTGAAGCCGCCAAGGAACGTCAGGGGTTTATTGAAGGCAGAATTGCCGAGTTGAGCTTCAAAATCAACAATGCCGATATCATTGATCCTTCCAATCTGCCGAAAGACAAGGCTGTTTTTGCCTCTACGGTGTTGCTTGCCAATGTGGACACGGAAGAAAACGTGGAATATCAACTTGTCGGACCGGATGAATCGGATATTAAAAAAGGTCGAATCAGCGTATCCTCCCCGTTGGGGCGGGCGCTTTTAGGGAAAAAACCGGGCGATGAGATCACACTGGCGGCACCGGGCGGCAAGCGTTGCTACGAGTTGATCGAAATCTTGTAA
- the rpoZ gene encoding DNA-directed RNA polymerase subunit omega: protein MARITVEDCLKRVANRFVLVNMASKRVRQIREGSEYLVNSPKNEDIVVALREIAAGKIIRKEQEAKGE from the coding sequence GTGGCGAGAATTACCGTTGAGGATTGTCTCAAACGTGTTGCAAATCGTTTTGTGTTAGTCAATATGGCGTCCAAACGAGTGCGTCAGATACGGGAAGGTTCTGAATATCTAGTTAATTCTCCTAAAAATGAAGATATTGTCGTCGCGCTTCGTGAAATCGCCGCAGGCAAAATTATTCGTAAGGAACAGGAGGCAAAGGGTGAGTAA
- the folE2 gene encoding GTP cyclohydrolase FolE2 gives MKDIQSLPDYRNIPIDEVGIKNLRYPVTVKDRANIIQHTVASINMYVDLPHSTKGTHMSRFVEILQMIRPEFSIKNISAVLAQMKAHLNAASAHIEISFPYFIEKKSPVSGAPGLMDYTCSIIGSSDRDGRVDLMSEVLVPITSVCPCSKEISDAGAHNQRGEVSLSTRFKKFIWLEDMIELVESSASCEVYSVLKRVDEKSVTEKGFENPKFVEDIVRDIALHLYGDDNITWFSVSAENFESIHNHSAFAHITGDKRGYGADD, from the coding sequence ATGAAAGATATTCAGAGTCTTCCCGACTACCGAAATATACCCATCGATGAAGTCGGCATCAAAAATCTGCGTTACCCCGTAACGGTTAAAGATCGCGCCAATATCATTCAACACACCGTTGCATCCATTAATATGTATGTCGATTTGCCGCACAGCACCAAGGGAACGCACATGAGCCGGTTTGTTGAAATTCTGCAGATGATCCGGCCCGAATTTTCGATCAAAAACATTTCCGCGGTTTTGGCGCAGATGAAGGCGCACCTGAACGCCGCTTCGGCGCATATCGAGATATCCTTTCCGTATTTTATTGAGAAAAAATCACCGGTAAGCGGTGCCCCCGGGCTGATGGACTACACCTGTTCCATTATCGGTTCCAGCGATCGAGACGGTCGGGTGGATCTTATGTCCGAGGTACTCGTCCCCATCACCTCCGTGTGCCCCTGTTCAAAAGAAATCAGTGACGCGGGGGCACATAATCAGCGGGGGGAGGTGAGTTTATCCACACGGTTCAAGAAATTTATTTGGCTGGAGGATATGATCGAGCTGGTGGAATCGAGCGCTTCCTGTGAGGTCTACTCCGTATTAAAGCGCGTGGATGAAAAATCCGTGACTGAAAAAGGGTTTGAGAATCCGAAATTTGTCGAGGACATTGTCCGGGATATCGCGCTGCATCTATACGGGGATGATAATATCACCTGGTTTTCGGTCAGTGCGGAAAACTTCGAGTCGATACACAATCATAGCGCATTTGCCCATATCACCGGCGACAAAAGAGGCTACGGCGCTGATGATTAA
- a CDS encoding ATP-binding protein has product MPKQTDYTYKKLNHAVGRAIHQYDMIADGDRIALGLSGGADSLTLIYILKERLPRIPVNYEIFAFHIDPGFENGFSVPLQDYCRRNGYRLEVVNTNIGSIAHGEENRENPCFLCARLRRKRLFELAAANGCGKLALGHNKDDLIETLFLNICYAGEISTMLPAQPFFDGEITVIRPLAFADEKDIRRFAKDNGFPEFINPCPSAGQSSRREMRLLLNQLYQQNRKIKGNIFRAMSHVKPDYLLR; this is encoded by the coding sequence GTGCCGAAGCAAACGGATTATACCTATAAAAAACTGAACCACGCCGTTGGCCGAGCGATTCATCAATATGACATGATTGCCGACGGCGATCGGATCGCTTTAGGGCTTTCCGGGGGGGCTGACAGCCTAACCCTGATCTATATTCTCAAGGAAAGACTGCCGCGAATACCGGTAAATTACGAGATCTTTGCCTTTCATATCGATCCCGGATTTGAGAATGGCTTCAGTGTACCACTTCAAGACTATTGCCGCCGTAACGGCTACCGGCTTGAAGTGGTGAACACGAATATCGGCTCGATTGCCCATGGCGAAGAGAACCGCGAGAATCCTTGCTTTTTGTGCGCTCGTCTCAGGCGAAAGCGCTTATTTGAACTGGCTGCCGCGAATGGTTGCGGCAAATTGGCATTGGGGCATAATAAAGACGATCTGATCGAAACCTTATTTTTGAATATCTGTTATGCCGGAGAAATCAGCACGATGTTGCCGGCACAACCCTTTTTCGACGGGGAAATTACGGTTATTCGACCGTTGGCGTTTGCCGACGAAAAGGACATTCGGCGGTTTGCAAAGGACAACGGTTTTCCTGAATTCATAAACCCTTGCCCTTCAGCCGGGCAGAGTAGCCGGCGAGAGATGAGATTGCTTTTAAATCAATTGTATCAACAAAACCGGAAAATTAAGGGCAATATATTTCGGGCTATGAGCCATGTAAAACCGGATTACCTGCTAAGGTAA